From Theileria orientalis strain Shintoku DNA, chromosome 4, complete genome, the proteins below share one genomic window:
- a CDS encoding GTPase-activating protein, with product MSFSSCSSKDLEDRDNRGAAGQNDGAYRSRRLSERLKRMGLILLSSEANTDELTSLLWLGIPNHSPLFYRADSWRIVLGYLHPVKSLRNQTLSRKRNEYFEMCSKEYMKPSYTETELNLLKQIRVDLPRTNPSFKIFKDKRLQDCMERVLFVWSVRNPQSGYVQGINDLLTLFVIVFLRPYINKFKFTIEDLSFLTDEHLREVEADSFYCLSEILSQLLDNYTENQPGVYRSLKRLCDLVRRIDNELYRHLEDVNVDFMQFPFRWMNCMLIREIPTDCSIRLWDTYISEIRNGMVTFHEYVSAAFLSCWSEQLMSMDYQHCLLFLQQLPTSNWTVKDIDTLISKAFVLKSAFHNSPSHLM from the exons ATGAGTTTCAGTTCTTGTAGTAGCAAGGACTTGGAAGACAGGGACAATCGCGGAGCTGCTGGGCAAAATGACGGTGCTTACAGGTCACGGAGGCTGTCGGAGCGGTTAAAACGCATGGGCCTAATTCTTTTATCCTCGGAAGCTAACACGG ACGAACTGACCAGTCTTTTGTGGTTAGGGATTCCTAACCACAGTCCCCTATTTTACAGGGCAGACTCGTGGAGAATTGTTCTG GGCTATCTACACCCCGTTAAATCGCTGCGAAATCAGACTCTTTCACGGAAAAGGAACGAGTACTTTGAAATGTGTTCA AAAGAGTACATGAAACCCTCATACACCGAGACTGAATTGAACCTGCTCAAACAG ATCAGGGTTGACTTGCCGAGGACGAACCCCTCCTTCAAGATTTTTAAGGATAAGAGGCTTCAGGACTGCATGGAGCGCGTCCTCTTTGTATGGAGCGTCAGGAACCCGCAGAGCGGCTACGTCCAG GGAATTAATGACCTTCTCACTCTGTTCGTGATTGTTTTTCTACGCCCGTACATTAACA AGTTCAAGTTTACCATTGAGGATTTATCTTTTCTAACTGATGAGCACCTTAGAGAAGTTGAGGCTGACTCGTTCTACTGCCTCTCAGAAATTCTATCGCAACTACTT GACAACTATACTGAAAATCAACCAGGTGTGTACCGTTCGTTGAAGCGTCTTTGTGACCTTGTTAGGAGAATTGACAATGAGCTCTACCGGCACCTCGAGGACGTTAACGTCGACTTTATGCAGTTTCCCTTTCGCTGGATGAATTGCATGCTAATTCGTGAGATTCCTACTGACTGTTCCATACGGCTTTGGGACACTTACATTTCCGAGATAAGGAACGGCATGGTTACCTTCCACGAGTACGTTTCCGCCGCCTTTCTGTCCTGCTGGTCTGAGCAGCTCATGTCGATGGACTATCAGCACTGCCTTCTCTTCCTCCAGCAACTTCCCACTTCCAACTGGACTGTGAAGGACATAGACACCCTCATTTCCAAGGC CTTTGTGCTAAAATCGGCATTTCACAATTCACCTAGTCATCTAATGTAA
- a CDS encoding uncharacterized protein (WD40 repeat-like domain containing protein) has protein sequence MDKNCISIGMCFVPNTQAHFDVRCGAVNNKRHILATGTDQGVIVIWNISSPIVDKIRYKGTLKRFKEIYEKKNGLKLVPSYVLMSNTNSLAFPVTQVEFAVGDSVHSDLSVNEDKSKDFKPVEFGEDILLSLHEDSTLCIWSLSSYRCLHKIRGPPFQVRSIKVLPDRRFLAVVGDAKVNIIDIWNIKLIQTLEISNPENSVKSSPLAQFSSEEMSDMSSTPLTNSTPRILTTACSIAPAVERLDANKNLRNVSALIFVAITTSNEMLLWDLTSAILSYKSEEASLNGPVKVATEWDGAYEVNVPIFPKNQDDAGPRKAKRNKRHKCPTLSEYMYELEHDQGRIYVLDNYVFLMVGYRILVWYYEAHELTRTAELFSFTDDEFSSSTAKWLGLGCVRARSVDLLCCWLRSGKMRVYRIPEANSKRHFEVIRNYKFPRFRRPCENVELYLRGEGAEDEVIPLHLIHFDGDVYYGVHGLREWKHQKNAVDLKVAGTPNLTCLAERKGRISKIELHENGEMEAVEVGSYRREKMVSPRVFAEVLRRVSRSWRVRQFIITEAINDHLDRFERRRTVGTCSVSMLHCTGENLVVALERGVLVYSLSSLAPKFMINACHLFNIRSVHNICGLSGGEKDADLVEMANYFATVDTEGWMVLYVIHEIVSSIRGVQDSDHVKILIDDESIYSNTAIKGQSDFDFLGEERDLTLSNFFIYRKNYRGIHRINTRYHLRATEVDRIALDKNRDLLYVLTSTSVLVWRATTGSMVYSYGYLALYRQAILVSSKADYRDLKSSLSISETLATMLTAKPATEEEEVRMPNYATSLSLFSEKYKRKLKCNLFLSHLTLSMKDNRRVNTRTHASSGKTHAPANKVVTSGGTQESGATGRYTVKFVKSKRMLKIRAIRGTGRRSNRDEKEHEEEKGGAVSFNNSVPVIIFNLESLLSGGDTDYLSVAKDCLLCYLGVPNGSVTIPLKYDLREKAYEMIRKRSTLMSDTQQVKHYEKLNVVEARSPKSKERAYEDLEQPLLRKHSDEPIVIGNLEWKKEVEIVDDGSALGQMGEHTGHVVLTGRFDGSGKGERTVHLESSGQGERELSQFLKDRPPSKSIESRMPFGRTGGGTTSVGSGEGDYVDLPKTRSCDAKYRVNRYLSTCSFFHESFLLRNGTIRNYRVLRSASTSKDGLMDVGPPVGKEHSNGRRELDIWLLVAVLMNTESDKGSNKVLEYMMSHIRSLDRSELDLHVARALATMHVAQSFKLKGKTSLTQIHVCNCNATVFTFGTKCGSCHKTHSKFDHNQEIKSIKNINEDSSLIVLALIALDNYLYSLKNSIRMGLKLYTIASYVVQQLMTKLLTLEDNSDLIKANQVQNKAATPKHETGRNFDLKGFLLDLFAQGFGVVWNLSTFSKQSVLPDQIRYTKYSLLFREDFGSTEGICMDNAFFILFLFQYYHYLNDRSWNKLLLISCSQNTPLAIDIIGWIVKKRKLGNKAIISVIKFMIKFMESYMELAFAHLPDLVSIVIKCLDPLDYNIRIMLLKPATNALFFLVKNIPMVDFHQDTQRFAVGSQSGFMIIYDIRTATKWRMFLGKQSRIACVAFGSNGSLISAYYHQVPCFMVWKCSSSGLIGSLLSNTSKEYKLIKLKQINVLPTLNQVLCTNNHINGHTTHT, from the exons ATGGATAAAAATTGCATCAGCATTGGCATGTGCTTTGTGCCAAATACACAAGCACATTTTGATGTTAGATGCGGAGCCGTCAACAACAAAAGGCACATTTTGGCCACAGGTACTGATCAGGGTGTAATAGTAATATGGAACATAAGTTCTCCAATAGtggataaaataagatataAAGGAACGCTAAAAAGATTCAAAGAAATATATGAGAAGAAAAATGGACTTAAATTAGTTCCAAGCTACGTACTGATGTCGAACACAAATTCATTGGCCTTCCCAGTAACTCAAGTAGAATTCGCAGTAGGAGACTCAGTTCATTCGGATTTGAGCGTGAATGAAGACAAATCAAAGGACTTTAAGCCAGTGGAGTTCGGAGAGGACATATTGTTGTCGTTGCACGAGGACAGTACACTGTGCATATGGTCGCTTAGTAGTTACAGATGCCTGCATAAAATAAGAGGACCGCCCTTTCAAGTTCGTAGCATCAAAGTGCTCCCAGACAGGAGGTTTTTGGCAGTTGTTGGAGACGCGAAGGTGAACATAATTGACATTTGGAACATAAAGCTGATACAGACGCTGGAAATATCGAACCCGGAAAACAGCGTTAAGAGCAGTCCGCTGGCGCAGTTTTCATCAGAGGAGATGTCTGACATGTCGAGCACGCCCCTGACGAACTCGACGCCGAGGATACTGACCACAGCGTGCAGCATAGCACCAGCAGTAGAAAGGCTCGACGCCAACAAGAACCTGAGGAACGTCAGCGCCCTGATCTTTGTGGCGATAACCACGAGCAATGAGATGCTTCTCTGGGACCTGACCTCGGCAATACTGTCCTACAAGTCAGAAGAAGCGAGTCTGAATGGCCCGGTGAAGGTGGCGACGGAGTGGGACGGAGCCTACGAAGTTAACGTGCCAATATTCCCGAAAAACCAGGATGACGCAGGACCAAGAAAGGCGAAGAGGAATAAAAGACATAAATGTCCGACGCTTAGCGAGTACATGTACGAGCTGGAGCACGATCAGGGGAGGATCTACGTGCTGGACAACTACGTCTTCCTGATGGTGGGATACCGCATCCTGGTGTGGTACTACGAGGCGCACGAGCTGACGAGGACGGCGGAGCTGTTCAGCTTCACAGACGACGAGTTCAGCAGCTCGACGGCAAAGTGGCTGGGCCTAGGCTGCGTGAGGGCGCGGAGCGTCGACCTGCTGTGCTGCTGGCTCAGAAGCGGGAAGATGAGAGTGTACAGGATACCTGAGGCTAACTCTAAGAGGCACTTTGAAGTAATCAGAAACTACAAGTTCCCAAGGTTCCGGCGACCCTGCGAAAACGTGGAGTTGTACCTGCGAGGGGAAGGCGCGGAGGACGAGGTGATTCCACTGCACCTGATTCACTTCGACGGAGATGTGTACTACGGAGTGCACGGACTGAGGGAATGGAAGCACCAAAAGAACGCAGTTGACCTGAAGGTAGCAGGAACGCCGAACCTGACGTGTCTGGCGGAGAGGAAAGGCCGCATTAGTAAGATAGAGTTGCACGAGAACGGAGAAATGGAGGCGGTGGAAGTAGGGAGCTACAGGAGAGAGAAGATGGTTTCGCCGAGGGTATTCGCCGAGGTGCTGAGGAGAGTGAGTAGGAGCTGGCGAGTGCGGCAGTTCATAATAACGGAGGCAATCAACGACCACCTGGACAGGTTCGAAAGGAGAAGGACCGTAGGCACCTGCAGCGTCAGCATGCTGCACTGCACCGGAGAGAACCTGGTCGTGGCGCTCGAAAGAGGAGTGCTGGTGTACTCGCTGAGCTCCCTAGCCCCTAAATTCATGATCAACGCATGCCACCTCTTCAACATAAGGAGCGTGCACAACATCTGTGGACTAAGCGGAGGAGAGAAGGACGCAGACCTGGTGGAAATGGCAAACTACTTCGCAACAGTGGACACAGAGGGCTGGATGGTGTTATACGTCATCCACGAGATAGTGAGCAGCATCAGAGGAGTGCAGGACTCGGACCACGTGAAGATCCTCATCGACGACGAGAGCATATACAGTAACACGGCAATCAAGGGCCAGAGCGACTTTGACTTCCTGGGCGAGGAACGTGACCTGACGCTGTCGAACTTTTTCATATATCGCAAAAATTACAGAGGAATTCACAGAATAAACACGCGCTATCACCTGAGAGCCACGGAAGTGGATAGAATAGCACTGGACAAAAACAGAGACCTGCTGTACGTGCTGACGAGCACGAGTGTGCTGGTCTGGAGAGCAACCACAGGAAGCATGGTGTACAGCTACGGGTACCTGGCGCTGTACAGGCAGGCGATCCTGGTCTCCTCAAAGGCAGACTACAGGGACCTGAAGTCGTCGCTGAGCATCTCGGAGACGCTGGCGACGATGCTGACCGCGAAGCCGGCgacggaggaggaggaggtgaGGATGCCGAACTACGCGACCTCGCTGTCACTCTTCTCGGAAAAGTATAAGAGGAAGCTCAAGTGTAACCTATTTTTATCGCACCTAACACTGTCGATGAAAGATAATCGACGCGTGAACACACGGACACACGCAAGTAGCGGGAAAACACACGCACCAGCCAACAAAGTTGTCACCAGTGGAGGGACACAAGAAAGTGGCGCCACTGGAAGATATACagtaaaatttgtaaaaagCAAAAGGATGCTTAAAATAAGAGCCATTAGAGGGACGGGAAGGAGAAGTAACAGAGATGAGAAGGAACATGAAGAGGAAAAGGGTGGAGCTGTCAGCTTCAACAACTCGGTGCCAGTgataattttcaatttgGAGTCGCTGCTGAGTGGAGGCGACACGGATTACCTGAGCGTAGCAAAGGACTGTCTGTTATGCTACCTGGGAGTGCCGAACGGAAGCGTGACGATTCCACTGAAGTACGACCTGAGAGAGAAGGCCTACGAGATGATAAGGAAACGCAGCACACTAATGAGCGACACGCAACAAGTGAAACACTATGAAAAGTTGAATGTAGTTGAAGCAAGGAGTCCGAAATCAAAGGAGAGAGCGTACGAGGATTTAGAGCAACCATTGCTGAGAAAGCACTCAGATGAGCCTATCGTAATTGGGAATTTGGAGTGGAAGAAAGAGGTTGAGATAGTTGATGATGGGTCGGCATTAGGCCAGATGGGTGAGCACACTGGGCATGTTGTACTTACTGGGCGGTTTGATGGTTCTGGGAAGGGTGAACGCACTGTCCATCTTGAAAGTAGTGGACAGGGTGAGCGGGAGTTATCGCAATTCTTGAAGGACAGGCCGCCCTCTAAAAGTATTGAGTCCAGGATGCCGTTTGGACGCACAGGAGGCGGAACGACATCTGTGGGATCGGGGGAAGGCGACTACGTAGATTTGCCAAAAACACGTAGTTGCGACGCCAAATACAGAGTAAACAGGTACTTGAGCACATGCTCGTTCTTCCACGAGTCGTTTTTACTGAGAAACGGGACAATTAGGAATTACCGCGTCCTGAGGAGTGCAAGCACAAGCAAGGACGGCTTAATGGACGTTGGCCCGCCGGTTGGCAAGGAGCACAGTAACGGGAGGCGGGAGCTTGACATATGGTTGCTGGTGGCAGTGCTGATGAACACGGAAAGCGACAAAGGCTCCAACAAGGTTCTCGAGTACATGATGAGCCACATCAGAAGTCTGGACAGAAGTGAGTTGGACCTGCACGTGGCCAGGGCTCTGGCGACGATGCACGTGGCGCAGAGCTTCAAGCTAAAGGGAAAGACGAGCCTGACGCAGATACACGTGTGCAACTGCAACGCGACGGTCTTCACCTTCGGAACCAAGTGCGGCTCGTGCCACAAAACGCACTCGAAGTTTGACCATAACCAGGAGATAAAGAGCATCAAG AACATAAACGAGGACAGTTCGCTGATAGTATTGGCACTGATAGCACTGGACAATTACCTGTATTCCCTGAAAAACTCGATAAGAATGG gcCTGAAACTGTACACGATAGCCTCCTACGTGGTGCAGCAGTTAATGACGAAGTTGCTGACGTTGGAGGACAACAGTGACCTGATAAAGGCGAACCAAGTGCAGAACAAGGCCGCCACGCCCAAACATGAAACTGGGAGGAATTTTGACCTTAAGGGGTTCCTTTTAGACCTGTTTGCGCAGGGCTTTGGAGTGGTCTGGAACCTGTCAACCTTCTCAAAGCAGTCAGTGCTGCCAGACCAGATTAGGTACACGAAGTATTCGCTGCTCTTCAGGGAGGACTTTGGATCGACAGAG GGGATCTGCATGGACAACGCCTTTTTCATTCTGTTCCTATTCCAGTACTACCATTACCTGAATGACAGGTCCTGGAATAAACTTCTGCTGATATCCTGTAGTCAGAACACGCCGCTGGCAATAGACATAATAGGCTGGATCGTGAA gaagaggaagttggGGAATAAAGCAATCATTAGCgtcattaaatttatgatcAAGTTCATGGAAAGTTACATGGAGTTGGCCTTTGCACACCTCCCAGATTTGGTGAGCATAGTGATAAAGTGCCTCGATCCCCTCGACTACAACATCAG GATTATGTTGCTGAAGCCGGCAACTAATGCTCTATTCTTTCTGGTCAAGAACATACCAATGGTGGACTTCCACCAGGACACACAGAGGTTCGCAGTGGGATCGCAGTCAGGCTTCATGATAATATACGACATCAGGACGGCGACCAAGTGGCGAATGTTTTTGGGAAAGCAGA GCCGAATCGCCTGTGTCGCTTTTGGATCAAATGGTAGTCTAATATCTGCCTATTACCACCAAGTACCTTGTTTCATGGTGTGGAAg TGCTCTTCCAGCGGCCTCATAGGCTCACTGCTATCTAACACCAGCAAGGAGTATAAGTTAATCAAGCTTAAGCAGATCAACGTGTTGCCGACGCTAAATCAGGTACTTTGCACAAATAATCATATAAACGGACACACAACGCATacataa
- a CDS encoding uncharacterized protein (transcription factor CBF/NF-Y/archaeal histone domain containing protein), translating to MDDVEEFTPKDLEVLPNKIVHDILQYGITYDSSVNEPNSDSSLGVSKNSKRYNPKNRKFKKEALCSMNRVASLFVLYITTVAESIAKSNKRSTVYDRDILQALRQCMFWDVETQITDSESTELQQKSSKDEKEGMEMDGDDDLDVEPEDDTELQDDLEMDEDVDEDSEELDVGDLEQNEDKGLESGINSEGQATEDQL from the exons atggACGATGTAGAAGAATTCACTCCCAAGGACTTAGAAGTGCTGCCAAATAAGATC GTCCACGACATTTTACAGTACGGGATAACGTATGATTCCTCAGTAAATGAGCCTAATTCTGACTCATCACTGGGTGTGTCCAAGAACTCTAAACGGTACAATCCTAAAAATCGCAAATTTAAGAAGGAAGCACTATGTTCTATGAACCGTGTTGCCTCTCTCTTTGTACTATACATCACTACTGTGGCTGAATCCATTGCAAAAAGCAACAAGAG GAGCACTGTGTACGACAGGGACATTCTCCAGGCCCTCCGACAATGTATGTTCTGGGACGTTGAAACTCAGATTACTGATTCTGAAAGCACTGAGTTACAGCAGAAATCATCCAAGGATGAAAAGGAAGGTATGGAGATGGATGGAGACGATGATTTGGACGTTGAGCCTGAAGACGATACGGAGCTGCAAGACGACTTAGAAATGGACGAGGATGTCGACGAGGACTCAGAAGAGTTAGATGTTGGAGACCTGGAACAGAATGAAGATAAGGGCTTAGAGTCTGGAATAAATAGTGAGGGACAGGCTACAGAGGATCAACTGTAG
- a CDS encoding replication factor C subunit gives MSTALGAPWVEKYRPETFQDIISHEDIMSTLMVFAEKGQLPHLLFHGPPGAGKTSTIMAIARYLYGSQRNGFVLELNASDERGIDTVREQIKSFSETSNTFSSTSANEDPPRTTLKLIILDEADQMTNAAQNALRRIMEIYSNNVRFCLICNFMNKIIPPIQSRCTGFRFQPLKPELVRQKIKDIAAIEKVSVSECALDTLVDIGQGDMRRVLNCLQVTAMSYAKGSDVVIDSNLILATSGLPKTLEIDHLLQSLMQNSFKECVDELNELHHTKGYSVEDLVRGVYKAVLKIDWPNVPVIQLLIRLADIEERLSSGANTSIQIAALVSSFAEARYEIEKIKFDIKNS, from the exons ATGAGTACAGCTTTGGGAGCACCCTGGGTCGAGAAATACAGGCCTGAAACTTTCCAAGATATCATTTCCCACGAGGACATCATGTCCACCCTGATGGTTTTCGCTGAGAAAGGGCAACTTCCTCACTTGCTGTTCCACGGGCCTCCAG GTGCCGGGAAGACTTCTACAATCATGGCCATCGCTCGCTATTTGTACGGAAGTCAGCGCAACGGCTTCGTTTTAGAGCTTAACGCCTCCGACGAGAGGGGTATTGACACGGTCAGGGAGCAAATTAAGTCTTTTTCTGAGACTTCGAACACTTTTTCGAGCACGTCCGCCAACGAGGACCCTCCGCGCACGACCCTGAAGCTGATCATCCTCGATGAGGCTGACCAGATGACCAACGCTGCTCAGAACGCCCTGAGGAGGATCATGGAGATATACTCGAACAACGTTCGCTTCTGCCTGATTTGTAACTTCATGAACAAGATCATTCCTCCCATTCAGTCCAGGTGCACTGGGTTCCGCTTCCAGCCCCTCAAGCCTGAGCTCGTGCGGCAGAAGATAAAGGACATTGCCGCGATTGAGAAGGTGAGCGTTTCCGAGTGTGCCCTTGACACTCTGGTTGACATTGGCCAGGGCGACATGAGGCGCGTGCTCAACTGCCTTCAGGTCACCGCAATGTCCTATGCCAAGGGCTCCGACGTCGTCATCGACTCCAACCTCATTTTGGCAACTTCCGGGCTCCCCAAAACGCTTGAAATAGACCACCTGCTTCAGAGTCTAATGCAAAATTCTTTCAAGGAGTGCGTCGATGAGTTAAATGAGCTCCACCACACTAAGGGCTACTCGGTTGAGGACTTAGTTAGGGGCGTTTACAAGGCAGTTCTCAAAATCGACTGGCCGAACGTGCCAGTAATTCAACTTCTAATACGCCTTGCTGATATCGAGGAGCGCCTTTCTTCTGGTGCCAACACTTCAATTCAAATAGCTGCTCTTGTGAGTTCCTTCGCCGAGGCGCGCTATGAGATAGAGAAAATCAAGTTTGATATAAAAAACTCataa
- a CDS encoding uncharacterized protein (initiation factor 3 family protein): MGSLIELEIPTGYTAAYLCNRLKKAGLPTTLVNLKSFRVVNNSSTSLPNHNLFRRSSGMFKHLKSIKESESSLLILDRFDLWASSKSDNQEPESKRFRRVETEGSLYLKSVKLAEGVEEKVNKCRVNWTYKFLYWIRNSVIYLLEEEFKHKLTCVCVYADAFNSRVFYDDIVDRKYSLEDFGKTNIVKNLDLGESIQRGFEVLKLKELSKALDFYTSAGDSDHLGDSVYDNLSRNARILNLEVPFEVDCENIDLTSITLIVGPESSGKSTLLKSISKYWHNQRESKGGSESGEVESGKKVGPFYVFNLEYYELSSQYVGCAESYVKNIFTKAKYNKPSLVVLDGIELLFERVAIEEERAVPVTVSNTLLNQLHNLEGVKFITSTTGNFDISRLSSAFLSMTIKPELKPKMQVIKPIGAILIHSAYINSEGAGYHRCRNIINNYGNYVNGNYVNGNYGNHGKYCNDQSYGNYGSFKRFAVRSSFGYNTGVIESDLPSIVAAKFEPPLPSREDKLKHLLSSQLKQQCAESLGLGGSGPNGTGAAASSDLEYVDEFNRQLQLKKGMVPDIGNDVYDASDYRGRSYAEIERFKDMELRKIRSHEMRNGRIFKSKNLKFEEKYRLESEDGSRGAYNREYWTSQGHDARAANKGDHRKRNKRAHEPIEVRLSLRIHEADLLNKCKFFKKKALKGYPLNFMIRVDGNPDEFMLAAEGILNKARMFLSDACMASGNLSKSNTTISLYFRPLNRPEEEDLSEHPSATAKHKNSSYLSHLHTQELPESYNMGGYSHQSAATPNMSYYNKEPGAIPNMSYYNNEPGAIPNMSYYNKEPATTPIMNNITVVPTTMDKRALDVASIFGNNVEAAEAGAGRHMDGPLATVDTGRSAEALGNTRQVAQEKTSRFMTLNKKKESSASSVPAAPTKLSSHGASETTASTSAIPSGPSGTDANTQAPSNATISNTPTSSKWKVLNKRGNLK; encoded by the exons ATGGGAAGTTTAATCGAATTAGAGATCCCAACTG gttACACAGCGGCTTATTTGTGCAATAGATTGAAGAAAGCTGGCCTTCCTACCACTCTTGTGAACTTAAAGTCGTTCAGAGTCGTTAATAACTCAAGTACGAGCCTTCCTAATCATAATTTGTTCAGGCGATCCTCTGGCATGTTT AAACACCTTAAAAGTATTAAAGAAAGCGAAAGTAGTTTGTTGATTCTCGACAGATTTGACCTATGGGCATCATCGAAAAGTGATAATCAG GAACCTGAGTCGAAGAGATTTAGAAGAGTTGAAACCGAAGGAAGTTTGTATTTGAAATCAGTGAAATTAGCAGAAGGAGTagaagaaaaggtaaacAAGTGTAGAGTAAATTGGACGTACAAGTTCCTGTACTGGATTCGCAACTCAGTAATTTATCTACTAGAAGAGGAGTTTAAACATAAGTTGacgtgtgtgtgtgtgtacgcAGACGCATTCAACTCGAGAGTCTTTTATGATGACATCGTTGACAGAAAGTACAGTTTAGAAGATTTTGGAAAAACAAACATCGTTAAAAATTTGGATTTGGGAGAGAGTATACAAAGAGGATTTGAAGTATTGAAGTTGAAAGAATTGTCAAAGGCGCTGGATTTTTATACATCGGCTGGTGATTCGGATCACTTGGGAGACTCAGTATACGATAACTTGAGTAGAAACGCAAGAATATTGAACCTGGAAGTGCCATTTGAAGTAGATTGCGAAAACATAGATTTGACGTCAATCACATTGATAGTAGGGCCTGAAAGTTCGGGAAAAAGCACACTGCTGAAGTCTATTTCGAAGTACTGGCATAATCAAAGAGAGAGTAAGGGCGGCTCGGAGAGTGGAGAAGTGGAAAGTGGAAAAAAGGTGGGCCCCTTTTACGTGTTTAATCTCGAGTACTACGAGTTGTCAAGCCAGTACGTGGGCTGCGCAGAGTCGTACGtgaaaaacatatttaCCAAAGCAAAATACAACAAACCCTCACTGGTGGTGTTGGACGGAATAGAGCTACTGTTTGAACGAGTGGCAATAGAGGAGGAGAGGGCAGTACCGGTAACAGTATCTAACACACTGTTGAATCAGCTGCACAATCTAGAAGGAGTTAAGTTCATAACAAGCACAACTGGAAATTTTGATATTTCAAGGCTTTCGTCGGCATTTCTGAGCATG ACAATAAAGCCAGAGTTAAAGCCTAAAATGCAAGTGATTAAGCCAATAGGAgcaattttaatacactCAGCGTATATTAATTCCGAAGGTGCCGGATACCATAGATGCAgaaatattattaacaaCTATGGTAACTATGTTAATGGTAACTATGTTAATGGTAACTATGGCAACCACGGCAAGTATTGCAATGATCAGAGTTATGGTAATTATGGCAGTTTTAAAAGGTTTGCAGTCAGGAGTAGTTTCGGTTATAACACAGGGGTAATAGAGTCGGATTTGCCATCAATAGTAGCAGCGAAGTTTGAACCGCCACTGCCAAGTAGAGAAGACAAGCTGAAGCATCTACTCTCAAGTCAGCTGAAACAGCAATGTGCAGAGTCATTAGGGTTGGGAGGAAGCGGCCCCAATGGCACCGGCGCAGCCGCTAGCTCAGACTTAGAGTACGTCGACGAGTTCAATCGGCAGCTGCAGTTGAAAAAAGGAATGGTGCCAGACATAGGAAATGATGTATACGATGCTAGTGATTACAGAGGAAGAAGTTATGCGGAAATTGAGAGATTTAAAGACATGGAGTTGAGGAAGATCAGAAGCCACGAGATGAGGAACGGGAGGATCTTTAAGTCAAAAAACTTGAAGTTTGAAGAAAAGTACAGGCTGGAGTCGGAAGATGGCTCCAGAGGCGCATATAACAGAGAGTACTGGACATCGCAAGGCCACGACGCGAGGGCCGCAAACAAGGGAGACCATCGCAAGAGGAATAAGAGGGCTCACGAGCCGATAGAAGTGAGGCTGAGCCTACGAATACATGAGGCGGACCTGCTGAATAAGTGCAAGTTCTTCAAGAAGAAGGCGCTGAAGGGCTACCCGCTCAACTTCATGATAAGGGTGGACGGGAACCCGGACGAGTTCATGCTGGCGGCAGAAGGGATACTGAACAAGGCACGCATGTTCCTGTCGGACGCGTGCATGGCGTCAGGAAACCTGTCGAAGTCAAACACGACAATATCGCTGTATTTTAGGCCACTGAACAGGCCAGAGGAGGAGGATCTAAGTGAGCACCCGAGTGCGACTGCGAAGCACAAAAACAGCAGTTATCTAAGCCACCTGCACACCCAGGAGTTGCCGGAATCCTACAACATGGGCGGCTACAGCCACCAGAGTGCAGCCACTCCAAATATGAGTTACTACAACAAGGAACCTGGAGCCATTCCAAATATGAGTTACTACAACAATGAACCTGGAGCCATTCCAAATATGAGCTACTACAACAAGGAACCTGCAACCACTCCCATTATGAACAACATCACGGTAGTTCCAACAACAATGGATAAAAGGGCTTTAGACGTAGCATCAATATTTGGAAACAACGTAGAAGCTGCAGAGGCAGGAGCTGGTAGGCATATGGACGGACCACTGGCCACAGTGGACACTGGTAGAAGCGCTGAAGCACTGGGGAACACTAGGCAAGTTGCGCAGGAAAAAACGTCAAGATTCATGACGCTAAACAAAAAGAAGGAATCCAG TGCCTCCAGTGTACCAGCCGCACCAACGAAGCTCAGTAGCCATGGCGCCAGTGAGACCACTGCCAGTACCTCAGCGATTCCATCTGGTCCCAGTGGTACCGACGCCAACACTCAAGCCCCGAGCAATGCAACCATTTCAAACACACCCACCTCTAGTAAATGGAAGGTACTGAACAAAAGGggtaatttaaaatga